Proteins encoded together in one Urocitellus parryii isolate mUroPar1 chromosome 3, mUroPar1.hap1, whole genome shotgun sequence window:
- the LOC144253703 gene encoding uncharacterized protein LOC144253703 isoform X1: MEEERISVGLQKSMMQDSVTFEDVTVDFTQQEWALLDLAQRSLYRDVMLETFQNLVSLGYPLLTPNLISQSEEEEELQTGKTELIQGICTKQNHEGFESLVNTKELVALQDNNGEKISNEQKIVRFKRNGSCSSILYENQDSPGVDDWNKSHEKGLSHVVENICEYNEENQCGQISNLMLQRTTEVKSFECYEYGKSFLSHSSLKNHTRSHAGNKPYQCKECGKAFHFLSYFKKHIKTPPEEKPYECKECIKTFSCFFMFRAHMKIHRKKAKYECKECGKTFSSSFCLTEHKRIHSGDKPYECKECGKAFSCSSSLSKHYRIHSGDKPYECKECGKAFSYSSHLKRHIRIHTGEKPYECKECGKAFSESSKLTIHVRTHTGEEPYKCKECGKAFSCPSSFSIHMRKHTGEKPFECLECGKAFYLSTSLITHVNNQSREKPYECKECGKAFSCPSSFKTHVRDHNGKVKNECKECGKAFSRSSSLTEHLRTHSGEKPYECEECGKAFISSSHLTVHRRTHTGEKPYQCKICGKAFICFSPFSIHMRTHSEEKPYECKECGKAFRQSSYLTIHARMHTGEKPFVCLECGKAFSSPSSFGRHVRSHTGEKPYKCEECGKAFFSSSYLTVHTRIHTGEKPYKCKKCGEAFIGPAYFQRHVKIHTRDNI; this comes from the exons atggaggaagaaagaataagtgTTGGGTTACAGAAAAGTATGATGCAG GACTCGGTGACCTTTGAGGATGTGACTGTGGACTTTACCCAGCaggagtgggctttgctggatcTTGCTCAGAGGAGCCtctacagagatgtgatgctggaaACCTTCCAGAACCTGGTCTCACTAG GGTACCCACTACTCACACCCAATCTGATCTCCCAGTCGGAAGAAGAGGAGGAACTGCAGACAGGGAAGACAGAACTTATCCAGGGCATCTGTACCAAGCAGAACCATGAAG gTTTTGAGTCTCTAGTTAATACTAAGGAATTAGTTGCTCTTCAAGAtaacaatggagaaaaaatatccAATGAACAGAAAATAGTGAGATTTAAAAGAAATGGTTCCTGCTCCTCTATTTTATATGAAAACCAGGACTCCCCTGGTGTGGATGATTGGAACAAAAGCCATGAGAAAGGTTTAAG tcatgtgGTAGAGAACATCTGTGAATACAATGAAGAAAATCAATGTGGACAAATTTCAAATCTCATGCTCCAGAGAACTACTGAAGTCAAATCCTTTGAATGCTATGAGTATGGAAAGTCCTTCCTGTCTCATTCATCACTTAAGAATCACACCAGATCTCATGCTGGAAACAAACCCTATcagtgtaaggaatgtgggaaagccttccattttctttcttattttaagaagCATATTAAAACTCCTCCAGAAGAAAAACcatatgaatgtaaggaatgtaTAAAGACCTTCAGTTGTTTCTTCATGTTCAGAGCACATATGAAAATTCATAGGAAAAAGGCAAAgtatgaatgtaaggaatgtgggaaaaccTTCAGTAGTTCTTTCTGCCTCACAGAACACAAAAGAATTCACAGTGGAGataagccctatgaatgtaaggaatgtgggaaggcctttaGTTGTTCCTCCTCACTCTCCAAACACTACAGAATTCATAGTGGAGATAAGCcatatgaatgtaaggaatgtgggaaggcctttaGCTATTCCTCTCATCTTAAAAGACATATAAGaattcacacaggagagaagccttatgaatgtaaagagtgtgggaaggccttcagtGAATCCTCAAAACTCACTATACATGTGAGGACACACACTGGAGAGGAGCCCTataaatgtaaggaatgtgggaaagccttcagttgCCCCTCCTCCTTCAGTATCCACATGAGaaaacacactggagagaaaccttttGAATGTCtggaatgtggaaaagccttttatCTTTCCACTTCCCTGATCACACATGTGAACAATCAAAGTAgggagaaaccctatgaatgtaaggaatgtgggaaggccttcagtTGTCCCTCATCCTTTAAAACACATGTGAGAGATCACAATGGTAAGGTGAAAAATGAATGTAAGgagtgtgggaaggcctttagTCGTTCCTCATCCCTCACTGAACACCTAAGAACTCACAGTGGAGAAAAGCCTTATGAGTgtgaggaatgtgggaaagccttcattAGTTCTTCCCATCTTACAGTACatagaagaactcacactggagagaaaccttatcaATGTAAaatatgtgggaaagcctttataTGTTTCTCACCTTTTAGTATCCACATGAGAACCCACTCTGAGgaaaaaccctatgaatgtaaggaatgtgggaaggcaTTTCGACAATCTTCATACCTTACTATACATgcaagaatgcacactggagaaaaaccctTTGTATGTCTGGAGtgtggaaaagctttcagttCTCCCTCATCCTTTGGGAGACATGTGAGAagccatactggagagaaaccatataaatgtgaggaatgtgggaaagccttcttTAGTTCTTCCTATCTTACAGTACATAcaagaattcacactggagagaaaccttataaatgtaaaaaatgtggggaagccTTTATTGGTCCAGCCTACTTTCAAAGACATGTGAAAATTCACACAAGGGACAACATATAA
- the LOC144253703 gene encoding uncharacterized protein LOC144253703 isoform X2 — protein sequence MLETFQNLVSLGYPLLTPNLISQSEEEEELQTGKTELIQGICTKQNHEGFESLVNTKELVALQDNNGEKISNEQKIVRFKRNGSCSSILYENQDSPGVDDWNKSHEKGLSHVVENICEYNEENQCGQISNLMLQRTTEVKSFECYEYGKSFLSHSSLKNHTRSHAGNKPYQCKECGKAFHFLSYFKKHIKTPPEEKPYECKECIKTFSCFFMFRAHMKIHRKKAKYECKECGKTFSSSFCLTEHKRIHSGDKPYECKECGKAFSCSSSLSKHYRIHSGDKPYECKECGKAFSYSSHLKRHIRIHTGEKPYECKECGKAFSESSKLTIHVRTHTGEEPYKCKECGKAFSCPSSFSIHMRKHTGEKPFECLECGKAFYLSTSLITHVNNQSREKPYECKECGKAFSCPSSFKTHVRDHNGKVKNECKECGKAFSRSSSLTEHLRTHSGEKPYECEECGKAFISSSHLTVHRRTHTGEKPYQCKICGKAFICFSPFSIHMRTHSEEKPYECKECGKAFRQSSYLTIHARMHTGEKPFVCLECGKAFSSPSSFGRHVRSHTGEKPYKCEECGKAFFSSSYLTVHTRIHTGEKPYKCKKCGEAFIGPAYFQRHVKIHTRDNI from the exons atgctggaaACCTTCCAGAACCTGGTCTCACTAG GGTACCCACTACTCACACCCAATCTGATCTCCCAGTCGGAAGAAGAGGAGGAACTGCAGACAGGGAAGACAGAACTTATCCAGGGCATCTGTACCAAGCAGAACCATGAAG gTTTTGAGTCTCTAGTTAATACTAAGGAATTAGTTGCTCTTCAAGAtaacaatggagaaaaaatatccAATGAACAGAAAATAGTGAGATTTAAAAGAAATGGTTCCTGCTCCTCTATTTTATATGAAAACCAGGACTCCCCTGGTGTGGATGATTGGAACAAAAGCCATGAGAAAGGTTTAAG tcatgtgGTAGAGAACATCTGTGAATACAATGAAGAAAATCAATGTGGACAAATTTCAAATCTCATGCTCCAGAGAACTACTGAAGTCAAATCCTTTGAATGCTATGAGTATGGAAAGTCCTTCCTGTCTCATTCATCACTTAAGAATCACACCAGATCTCATGCTGGAAACAAACCCTATcagtgtaaggaatgtgggaaagccttccattttctttcttattttaagaagCATATTAAAACTCCTCCAGAAGAAAAACcatatgaatgtaaggaatgtaTAAAGACCTTCAGTTGTTTCTTCATGTTCAGAGCACATATGAAAATTCATAGGAAAAAGGCAAAgtatgaatgtaaggaatgtgggaaaaccTTCAGTAGTTCTTTCTGCCTCACAGAACACAAAAGAATTCACAGTGGAGataagccctatgaatgtaaggaatgtgggaaggcctttaGTTGTTCCTCCTCACTCTCCAAACACTACAGAATTCATAGTGGAGATAAGCcatatgaatgtaaggaatgtgggaaggcctttaGCTATTCCTCTCATCTTAAAAGACATATAAGaattcacacaggagagaagccttatgaatgtaaagagtgtgggaaggccttcagtGAATCCTCAAAACTCACTATACATGTGAGGACACACACTGGAGAGGAGCCCTataaatgtaaggaatgtgggaaagccttcagttgCCCCTCCTCCTTCAGTATCCACATGAGaaaacacactggagagaaaccttttGAATGTCtggaatgtggaaaagccttttatCTTTCCACTTCCCTGATCACACATGTGAACAATCAAAGTAgggagaaaccctatgaatgtaaggaatgtgggaaggccttcagtTGTCCCTCATCCTTTAAAACACATGTGAGAGATCACAATGGTAAGGTGAAAAATGAATGTAAGgagtgtgggaaggcctttagTCGTTCCTCATCCCTCACTGAACACCTAAGAACTCACAGTGGAGAAAAGCCTTATGAGTgtgaggaatgtgggaaagccttcattAGTTCTTCCCATCTTACAGTACatagaagaactcacactggagagaaaccttatcaATGTAAaatatgtgggaaagcctttataTGTTTCTCACCTTTTAGTATCCACATGAGAACCCACTCTGAGgaaaaaccctatgaatgtaaggaatgtgggaaggcaTTTCGACAATCTTCATACCTTACTATACATgcaagaatgcacactggagaaaaaccctTTGTATGTCTGGAGtgtggaaaagctttcagttCTCCCTCATCCTTTGGGAGACATGTGAGAagccatactggagagaaaccatataaatgtgaggaatgtgggaaagccttcttTAGTTCTTCCTATCTTACAGTACATAcaagaattcacactggagagaaaccttataaatgtaaaaaatgtggggaagccTTTATTGGTCCAGCCTACTTTCAAAGACATGTGAAAATTCACACAAGGGACAACATATAA